The window CTAAGGCGGTTCCTGACTCCCAAAAGACTGGACCTCATCCGCCTCATTCGCAAGCGCCGGCCGGCCTCCATCAACGCGCTTGCATCTTTGGCGCATCGCGATTTCAAGAGGGTCTACGAAGATATTCAGAGCCTAGCTCAAGCAGGCTTAGTAGATCTCGCAAACGGGACACGTCGGAACAAGACGCCCCGCGTAGCAGATGAGCTACATCTAGAGATTGTGGTCTAGCTCCAAGGTTCTCCTGGGCAGCAAATGGATGAACAAAAAATCACTGCCGATCTGCTTCGAAAGCTGATGTCGGAGATATCTGAGGAATACTGGTGTGCCGGCTGGCTGGGTGGCCTTGAGTACATGTTATGGGATACGGTTACCGGCAAGCGGAAAGATATTTGTAGTCCCGAAGAGATCGAGCAGTTAAAGTACCTGTCGGAGAAATGCGGTGGATGGATTATTTGGAATGACCAGGCAACAGATGAAAAGTTTGTGCCGATGGAGGAGTGGCTTCGGCGATACGAAGCAAACAACCACAGATATTCGGCAGAATGATCGCCACGTCGAATCCGGCCCGCTCGTGCGCAGCTCCTACCACGCCTGGAGCCACGTAAATTGACTCACCTTTGTGAGTCATCCTGCGCGCAGCGAAGGATCTCAACTCTCCGGTGTCAACAACGTTGACAGATCACCACCTTACCGGTTACTCTCCGGCCCAAAATCAGGGTCCGGGCCGCCGGTCATCTTTGAGCGCCACATCGAAATCTCCGAACGGGTAAGGCGCCCCGATCAAGGAGGCGATCAATGAAATCTCGATGCGCATATCTCATTGGAGGATTGATCCTGGGCTTTTTTCCCATCAACCGGGTAACGGCAGCGAACGTCGAAGTCTTTCATGCCGATTCGCTCGCCGGTCCGATGCAACAACTCAAGAAGGCCTTCGAAGGAAAACACCAGGGAGTTACCATCAACCTGACCTCCGGTGTTTCGCGGCAGCTCGCCGAGCGCATTCTCAAAGGCGACACGTGCGACGTGTTCGCGCCGTCGTCCCCGGCGGTTGTCGATGAGGACCTGATGAACAAGAAAATCGCCGGCACCGGCAAGGAGGCCGCCTCCTGGTACGTCGTCTTTTCCGCGAATGAAATGGTCGTTATCACCGCGAAAGGGAATCCGCTGGGAATCCGTCAAGTCGCCGATCTCGCCAAGCCCGAGGTCAAGTTTGTCCGCGTGACCGGAGAGAAAGACCTGGCCACCAACCGGACGATCGAATTCTTGAAGAAAGCCTCGGCGCTCGAAGGAAAGCCGGAATTGGCTCAGAAAATCATCGACGGCGCCGCGGTGGATGCTTCGAAACCCAATTCGGTGCCGGATACGATACGCGCCGTGAGAGAAGGGAAAGCCAACGCAGGGGTGGTCTATTACTCGGCGGCGGTCGCGGCCAAGAACGATCTGGATATCGTCCGCTTCCCCGCGAGCGTCAACATAAGCGACGCAATCCGAAATGCGGCGACGGTGCCGGGGACGGCGAAGAACGAGAAGGACGCGATGGAGTTCGTCAAATTCCTCCTCTCGACGGAAGGCCAGAGCATCTTGAAAGAAACCGGCCAGCCGCCGGTGGTTCCGGCCATCCGAAAGGGAAGCGTGCCGGCAGAACTCAAATAACGCGGAATACTTTTTTGCGCCTACCCCCGGTGCGTTGAAGAGCGAGGGACAGCAATTCTCCACATAAGATTGACTTTAGCCACCCTCCGGAGATACTTAGCTAGATGACGGTGCTGCGTCATGGGAGTGATTAGAAAAAATCTTCCGCTTCTTGGTCGCCGTGGGCAGAGAGAGGTGGAGTGTTTGTTCGACACGGGTGCGTCTTCAAGCTTTATTCGGCCAGAATTGGTCCGCGAGGTAGGTATCCCCACGACGCACCTCCTAAAGCCAGTCCGGATTAGGCTTGGCAAAGGATCAACACGAGTTTCCCGCATTGCGGCCACCATGATCCGCCTGAACGGGGCAACTCTGGCGGATACCGCCTATGTCATGCCGGGGCTGACCGAAGATTATGTCCTGGGGGCTGAGTTCCTCGAACGCTATGATATTCGGCTTGATCCCAAGCGTCGCCGGCTTGTTCTTCCTTCCAAACGTCACCTGTCACTTGTTCTTATCTAAAAGACTTCAAATTCAGGCGTAAACAGACTGTTGAAAAACCCCCGTTCACCCTTCGACGCGCTCAGGGCGAACGGAGGAGAGCTGAAATCGTTGAAGGTTTTCCGTTCGTGCTGAGCCTGTCGAAGCACGAGTAGGACTTTTTCAACAGTCTGTAAAGAACTAAGTAAGCGAATGGTTTAGCTCCACAGGGGATGCTCTGCTACGTGCTCCTCCCTCACCGGAGCTTGACGCAAACAACAACCCAATCAGCTTTTTTGCCCTCCCGTCCCCTTCATCGCCGCCAACACCCGCGCCGGCGTGAACGGCGCTTCGCGGAGGCGCGCGCCGGTCGCGTCGAAGACCGCGTTGGCGATCGCCGCCGGAATCGGAACCG is drawn from Candidatus Binatia bacterium and contains these coding sequences:
- the modA gene encoding molybdate ABC transporter substrate-binding protein, which produces MKSRCAYLIGGLILGFFPINRVTAANVEVFHADSLAGPMQQLKKAFEGKHQGVTINLTSGVSRQLAERILKGDTCDVFAPSSPAVVDEDLMNKKIAGTGKEAASWYVVFSANEMVVITAKGNPLGIRQVADLAKPEVKFVRVTGEKDLATNRTIEFLKKASALEGKPELAQKIIDGAAVDASKPNSVPDTIRAVREGKANAGVVYYSAAVAAKNDLDIVRFPASVNISDAIRNAATVPGTAKNEKDAMEFVKFLLSTEGQSILKETGQPPVVPAIRKGSVPAELK
- a CDS encoding retropepsin-like aspartic protease; amino-acid sequence: MGVIRKNLPLLGRRGQREVECLFDTGASSSFIRPELVREVGIPTTHLLKPVRIRLGKGSTRVSRIAATMIRLNGATLADTAYVMPGLTEDYVLGAEFLERYDIRLDPKRRRLVLPSKRHLSLVLI